The nucleotide window ACCACTCTTTATATGATTCATATAAAATTATTCACCCGGGTTGGGGAGTTTGCTGAAAATAAAGATATTGCGGCCGATATCAGATTAAATGAACTTATTCCGGCCTTAGAAAAAAATCAAAAGATAATATTAGATTTTGAAAAGGTTGAGGGAGCGACACAATCGTTCATCCATGCCCTCATTAGCGATCTATTGAGAAAATATGGCAATGATGTATTAGATAAAATTCAATTCAAAGCCTGTAATAATACTGTAAAAAGCATCATTTCTATGGTTGTAGATTATATGCAGGAAAGCAATTAAACTGCTATACTAACTAATAATTATGATTAAACCATTGTTAATCGCCAATTGGAAGATGAATAAAACCCTGGTTGAGACAGTTGCATTCATTAATATTTTCAAAAAACAGGCAATACCAAATGATCGAGCTGTAGTAATTTGTCCACCCTTTACTTTATTAGCCAGTTTCAAAGACCAAGGCTTGAAATATGGGGCACAAACTATGCATTGGGAAGATAAGGGTGCCTATACCGGCGAAATATCACCGAGTATGCTAAAAGAATTTGGGTGTTCATATGTAATTATCGGTCATTCAGAACGAAGACAATATAATAATGAAACTGATGAAACTGTCTTGAAAAAAATCCAAGCCGCCTGGCAATACAACCTAATTCCGGTAGTTTGTATCAGCGAACTGAAACAAGTACCAGTGTTGTCTGATTATAAAGATCTGGTGATAGCTTATGAACCACTCTGGGCGATTGGCACCGGTAAAACTGCTACTCCAGAACATGCCCAACAAATACATAGCGAGATTCGTAAAATCGTCGGTGCTAATACCAGAATTATTTATGGTGGCTCGGTCAATTCTAGCAATGCCGGGGCGCTAATGTCTCAACCAGATGTTAATGGTTTATTGGTGGGTGGAGCCAGTTTGGATGCAGGCGAGTTTGGGAAGATAATCAATTATTAATAATACAAAACAGGTAGAGACATGCCATGGCATGTCTCTACCTGTTTTTATAAATGTGCCACGCTGGCGACTTGATCGTTCTGGACTTTGAAGCGCATTAGACGCACACCTTGGGTATCACGACTAATGATTGGAACACTCTTCAATGGTAAACGAATTACCTGACCTTGTTGGGAGATAATTAATAAATCACTCGTGGCTTGGGCTTCTGTAACAACAAAACCTAACACAATCTTACCAGTTTTATCGGTGATTTTGGCAGTTTTAATACCGGAACCGCCACGGTTTTGTACTTTATATGATTTCAAGTCGGTGCGTTTACCATAACCATGGCGCATCACGACACACAGTTCAGCATTCTTTAGAGCCGATTGGGTGACAATATCCATTCCCACTACAGCATCATTTGATTTAAGTTTCATACCACGCACACCGGCCGCAGTGCGACCCATTTCCCGCACATCACTTTCCTTGAAGCGAATCGATTGGCCGTTATTTGTCACTAAAATAATTTGATCATTTCCAGTTGAAGGTTTAACCCATTCTAGAGCATCTTTACCCTTTAGAGTTATAGCAATTAAACCACTGCGGCGGACATTATCGAAAGCATCTAATTTGGTTTTTTTCATGGTACCAGCGGTAGTGACCATAACCAAAAATTTTGTACCCGAAGCTTTTAGATCATCACAACTTAAGGCTGAGGTAACTTTTTCTTCAGGCCCTAATTGTAAGAAATTAACCACCGCTTGGCCTTTAGACGTGCGCGAGGCGGCAGGAATTTCATAGGCTCTCAATTGGAAGACGCGGCCACGGGAGGTAAAGAATAATATATTGGCATGAGTATTGGTGGAAAATAATTGTTCAACACTATCCTCCTCTTTAGCGGTCAAACCGATAATACCTTTACCACCACGGTGTTGTTGTTTAAAGGTATCTTCCGCTAAACGTTTAATATAACCATCGCGCGTAATCATGATAATGGCCGCTTCTTTTGGAATCAGATCTTCCTGACTAAACGAACCAACGGCTTGGCGGACAATATCAGTGCGGCGATCATCACCATATTTTTCAACTAATTCAGTAATTTCAGCCTTGATCACAGTTAAAATATTTTTTCTAGTTGATAGAATAGTTTTAAGTTCTTTGATCAGTTTTTTCTTTTCAGCTAGTTCTTCTTCAACTTGGATTCTTTCTAAGTTTGCCAATTGTTGTAGCTTCATTTCCAAAATCGCTAAGGTCTGTATTTCGGTGAAACGAAATTGCTTAATCAAGTTGGTTTTGGCTTCGTCTTTATTTTTAGATTTCTTAATGGTCTTAATAATGGCATCAATTTTTTCTAAAGCCATCACCAAACCTTCCAAAATATGCGCGCGATCTTCCGCTTTAGTTAAATCATATTGGGTGCGGCGTTTCACCACCACTTCACGATGTTTAATATATTCCTCCAACAACATTTTCAAAGTCAGGACACGTGGTTGTAAACCATCAATCAAAGCCACCATGTTAAAGTGGAAAGTTTCTTGCAGCTGAGTCAATTTATAGATGCGATTCAAGACTTTTTTCGGATAAGCATCACGTTTCAATTCAATCACCACTCGAATACCAGTGCGATCAGATTCATCACGCAAATCACGAATGCCCTCCAATTTTTTTTCTTTAACCAAGAAAGCAATTTTTTCTACTAAGGTGGCTTTATTTACTTGATAGGGGAGCTCAGTGATAATAATGGTGTCATCTTCAATATTAGCTTTGCCGCGCATCACCACACCGCCGCGGCCAGTGGCATAAGCCGTTTTAATGGCCTGAACATCATAGATCACGCCACCCGTCGGCAAATCCGGGCCTTTAATAAACTCCATTAAATCGTCAACATCGGCCTCAGGATGATCGATTAAATGCATAATACCGGCACACAATTCAGTGAGATTATGAGGCGGAATACTGGTGGCCATACCAACCGCGATACCAACCGTACCGTTGAGTAAAAGATTCGGTAATTTAGCCGGTAAAACGGTCGGTTCATCGTGTGAACCATCGTAGTTGGGTCTAAAATCTATAGTATCTTTTTCAATATCCTGCAATAATTCTTCGGCAATTTTATGTAGTTTGGCTTCGGTATAACGCATGGCCGCGGCTGAGTCACCATCAATCGAACCAAAGTTACCTTGGCCGTGCACCAAGGGATAGCGCATGGAAAATTCTTGGGCTAAACGAACCATAGTATCATAGACAGCCGTATCACCATGCGGATGATATTTACCGAGCACTTCACCAACTACAGTGGCAGATTTACGAAATTTAGCACTCGAGCGTAAACCAATGGTTAACATGGCATACAAAATCCGGCGATGTACCGGTTTTAAACCATCCCGGACATCGGGTAAAGCCCGTGCCACAATTACGCTCATGGCGTAATTTAAATAAGATGTTTCCATCTCTTTATCAATCGGTTGTTGTATGACTTTGTCTTTATAGTCGGTCATGGTTATTGCAGATCAGAAAATAAATTATCCAGCGTTGTGTTGTTTGGTTGATTGGTATCTATTTGTGTTTTAACTTCATCAAGCTGATTTGATATTTTACCGGTGTTATCCTGTAAGTTGGAAAAATCACCACTGATTGAATTCATGAAATCATCTATCCGCGTAGCGGCGATACTATCTTGCACCGCATTGGAAGAAAACAATGAAGTCGACAGTGAATAGGCCCAGATACACACTATAATGGCCATAGCCAGGCTGACTGAGACCCACAGTTTTAGGCGACTAGGTTCTGCTTTAACTGTAATGAGCGGAGCGGTTATTTCCGGTGGCGGTACAACCTTAGCTTTAGTTGGCTTTGGTTTTATTTTTGGTTTAGCCGCGATTTTAGGTTTGGTTTTTTTTACTAAGCGTTTTTTTGCCGGCATACAGTTTAGGCGGTAGTGGGGGTTAAGATCACAGTAGTAGTGTCATCTTGTGGGAGATCTTTTTCTTTAATACTGTATTTTTCAATAGCGGTGGTGGTTTTAACACCCAATTCTTTCAAAAATGTTTGTAGTGGCTCGAGCTTAACTTTTACGTGGGGTTGTTGGTAAAGATAGGGAATAACAACGCGTGGTTCAACTTGGCTGACAATCACTGATAATTGGTCTTTAGGTAGCGTGCTCACTGGCAGTAATAAAATATCCACTCCTTCTAGGGTTTCTAATTGATCATTGGTTAGACCACTATCTAGTGCACCCAGAAAACCAACATGAATGCCTTCATCTTCAATGACATACACAGTTGAGGTGTTATTGGCCGCAATACCATAAATAAAAGTCTGTTTAATTTCATACTCACCTGGACCAATAATAGTGATACTATCACCCGATAAACGTTTGGTATTATTACATAAATCATTCTTAGTATCAGATATTAGAACAATATCAGCTTTCAATTTTGGCATCGCTACACCAACACTATCAGCAAACGGATTTGTGACCAGGACAGAATTGTTTGTCTGGATGCGAAAGCTGCTCAGACCGTTCCATTGAATATGCATACGGCCTAGTCTAACATTAATCAATAGCCAAATCAATAGCCTCTTCGCTACTTGGTTTTATCGTTTTTATTGATGTTGGAGAGGTGGTATTTGGAGACGTATGATGTAAAAATTTATCAAACGACGTTAATTTTGGTGCATTAGGTGAGTGTGGTTGAATACTGGCCGGGGTAGCTTGTAACGGTACAATCGGTCGTGTTGCAGCAGGAGTATGAGTTGGTTTACTAGATTGGGTGACTTCTTTGGCTTTTTCAGTGGCGATTTCTTTAGCATGTTCAGCCAGATTTTGCTTTTTAATATTTTCATGTACTTGTTCTTCTTGGCGAAATTTACTGTGTACATAATCGGTAGCAGTTGTGGTGATGCGATGTGTTAATCCCTTCTCTTTAAGGGCTTTTACAATTTTTACAGCTTGATCTTTTTGCACTGTGGCTTTGTCATAAAGATATTTCTGCGCATGCAAATCTGTCATCGCTTTCTTCAATTCTAAGGGCATCATGGTGTGGTGACCATGAGCATCCATCAGCATCTTTTTGAAGGTGGCGCCGGTGATTTTGTTTGGTCCAAGTGCTGTTCCCATGCCTGATAGTATACCACTTGCCAGATATTCCAGCATCTTGTATAATCGGTTCTCTCTTAAATCTTTATTTTATACATCCCGCGGCCGTGGTCAGGCCCGGATAAACAATTAATTCAATAAGATATGGCCTCAACTCAAGCAGACAAACAACCAGACAATAGTTTAATGGCGCAGTTATTAGACGGTAAAATCGCCGTTGTATTGCCCAATGAAGGTGACACGGTCGATGGTATCGTGCTCAGTACCGCTAAAAATGAAGTTTGTATAGACATCAATGGTTTGGTGGTCGGTGTTGTACGCGGCCCTGAATTATTCGATGAATCTGGAGATTTTTCAAATTTACAAGTCGGCACACAAGTGACCGCGACGGTTTTGGAAATGGAAAATGAGAATGGTGATGTGGAATTATCATTTCGTCATGCCGGTCACAAAAAAGCTTGGGAAAAATTACAGGCGTTGTTGGGCACTAATGAAGTGGTCGATGCCGTTATTGTTGATGCCAATAAAGGTGGCTTGTTAGTGCGGGTTGGTCGAGTAGCTGGGTTCTTACCAGTGTCTCAATTATCGGTTGAACATTATCCCCGTGTAGAAGGTGGTAATAAAGCCAAAATTCTGGAACGCTTACAGACATACGTTAATGATCATTTTCGTGTGAAAGTGATTGATGTTGATGAAAATGATGAAAAGTTGATTGTGTCAGAAAAGATGGCTAAAGCTGAGCAACAGCAAGAAAAAATCTCCCAATATAAAGTGGGTGATAGTGTCACTGGTAAAATTACTGGTGTGGTCGATTTCGGCGCCTTTGTAGAATTTGGTGATAATTTAGAAGGTCTGGTACATATTTCTGAAATTGCCTGGCAGCGCATTGATAATCCGAAAGAGTACGTTAAGGTGGGCGATACTGTTTCGGCTCAAATTATTGCGATCGATAATGGTAAGATTTCACTCAGTATTCGTAATTTAATTAAAGATCCATGGCTGGATGTAGTACAACGCTATAAGATTGGCGATGTCGTGAAAGGTAAGGTACTGAAATTAAATCCGTTTGGTGCCTTTATCGAATTAGATTCAGACATTCATGGTTTGGCCCACATCTCAGAATTATCCTACCGCAAATTAAACTCTCCAGCTGAGGTAGTGAATATTAATGACGTGTACGATTTCAAAATCATCTCGGTTGAGCCAGGTAAACATCGTCTCGGTTTATCGTATAAATCTTTGCACGAAAAAAAACCAGTTGACGAAGACAAGTCAGATAAGATAGACAAACCAGATCAAATAGTTAAAGAATAATATATATGCCAGCTTTGCCACACCCAGCACGTGGGCCCCAACTGTTTCGTCAGTTCATCATTGTTGTATTGGTCGTAGTTGTGATTGGTAGTATCTTCAGTTTAATCAATCAGCCCAATGATAAAACTGAAAGTATCTCACTTAGTACTTTAGTAGAACAAGTAAAAGTTGGTGCCGTAAAGAAAATTGAAGTGAAAGGTGACCAAACTTTAGTAGCCACGCTGCAAGATGATACGACTGTCACAACCGATAAGGAAGCCACGCAACCATTAACAGAATTATTACAACAATCCGGTGTTACGGCCGAACAATTAAAAAATGTTGAGATTAAAATCAGCACTGACAGTAGTTTGATGTACTGGGTGTCAATCTTGGCACCGGGTTTGATTAGTTTGTTAATTGTTGGATTATTACTCTGGTTTATGTTTCGCCAAGTGCAGGGGGTAAATAATCGCGCCATGATGTTTGGGCGAGTGACGGAACCCGATCAAAAAAATGAAAAAAAACATCAAGTTAGATTCAAAGATGTAGCTGGTGGATCTGAGGCCAAAGAAGAATTAACCGAAGTGGTTGATTTCTTAAAACATCCGCAGAAATATAGTAAGTTGGGTGCTAAGGTACCAAAAGGCGTGTTGTTGGTGGGTGCTCCAGGCACAGGTAAAACCTTGTTGGCGCGCGCTGTCGCCGGCGAAGCTAACGTGCCGTTTTATCACATTTCTGGTTCTGAATTTGTGGAAATGTTCGTTGGGGTGGGTGCTTCACGCGTGCGTGATTTGTTTAAACGTGCCAAGCAAACGGCGCCCTCAATTGTATTTGTTGATGAAATTGATGCAGTTGGTCGACAACGTGGCACTGGTTTAGGTGGTTCACATGATGAGCGCGAACAGACTTTAAACCAGATCTTAGTCGAGATGGATGGTTTTGATAATGACACTAAAGTGATTGTCATTGCCGCTACCAATCGTCCTGATGTGTTAGATCCAGCTTTACTGCGCCCGGGTCGGTTTGATCGTCATGTCACACTGGATTTGCCGGATATTAAAGATCGTAATGCCATTTTAGATGTGCATGCGAAAAATAAGCCGATGGCGGAAGATGTGAAGTTAGAAGTGATTGCGCAGCGTACCCCAGGTTTTTCTGGAGCTGATTTAGCTAATGTCTTAAATGAAGCAGCTATACTGGCGGCACGTCTTGATAAAAAAACCGTGTCGATGGCTAACTGTATTGAAGCGATTGAAAAAGTCATGCTTGGGCCTGAACGCAAATCATCAGTGATGGATGAGCATGAGAAGAAAATCACGGCTTATCATGAAGCTGGCCATGCGATTGTGGCACATTTTTCTGAAGCAGCTGATCCGGTGCATAAAGTGTCGATCATTTCTCGTGGTCGAGCCGGTGGTTATACTTTAAAATTACCGGAGCGTGATAAACATCTGCATAACAAAGCAGAATTTATCGCAGATTTAGCAGTGATGTTAGGTGGGCGAGTAGCTGAAGAAGAGTTCTTTGGTGAAATTACTACCGGAGCCAGTTCTGATCTGGAAAAAGCCACATCTTTAGCACGACAATTAGCCACTCGTTATGGTATGAGCCCAGATTTAGGCCCACGCACCTTTGGTCGAAAGGAAGACATGGTGTTCTTAGGTCGTGATTTTAATGAACGTCCCGATTATTCCGAAGAAACTGCTCGTCAAATTGATAACGCCGTTAATAAGTTTATTACCCAAGCGCACAAAGACGCGCAAACCTTGATTCGAGCCCATAAAGACAAGATCGAACAAGTGGTGGTTGTGCTCATAGACAAAGAGACATTGGAAAGAGATGCGTTTGAGGCTATAATGAAGGCATGAAATTATATCAAGATATTCTTCGCTCAGCCTGGCGTCATACTATTCAACGCCCAGGTCTGTGGGTGTTTGGTTTTTTCGCTACTTTTATTTTCGGTGCCTCCGGCGAAATTGATCGCTATTTGCGCTTCATGGATAACGAATCAGCCGGCTTCACAGGTTGGTTGAATGTAATAGTTAGCACCAGTCAGGCTTTAGCACTTGGTAGTATAAATCTTTGGTTGTTAGTAATTGGTATTGGTGTGGCCGGATTGATTTTGATTTACATGATGAGTGTTTCGGCCGGAGCATTAATTCACAGCGCTAAATGGAAAACAGAATCTTTCACTGAAGCCTTCCTGGCTGGGCAAAAACATGTGGTGCAATTGGCAGTATTATTTGTTTCTTCAATAATGTTTCTATCTATCTTAACTGTCGTCATGGCTAGTGTTGTTTCACAACATGGCATGGAAGTAGTGGTCTTGGTGTCTGTGGTTGGCGTTATACCAGTTGTGATCATAGCATCGTTTTTAGTACGCCTGACTGCCATGGTGGTAGTGTTAGATAATGTTCATATTGGCCAAGCCTTTATTCGAGCCAGTAGAATTTTTGCAGCGCACTGGTTAGTTATATTAGAAATGTCGATTGTGTCTTTCGTGGTAGTGTTTGTGGTAAATCTGTTACTGTTATTAGGATTAGTTATTATGTGTTTACCTATGTTAGTGACAATAACCATGGCAGGTTTATTGTCACTGGTGTTTTATGGACAATATGTTTATCTTGGTTTAAGCTTGTTTTCGGCGGCTATTATATCTACTTGGCAGTGGTCAGCCTGGACATATTTGTTTGGAGCACTACAAACTCGTCAACCAAAGAGCACCTTGGTTGGCTGGATTAGTGGCGCTAGACAATAAAGCCATAATTATAATTTTGGGCGTGTAGCTCAGTCGGTAAGAGCACAGACCTTATAAGTCTGGGGTCGATGGTTCAAGTCCATCCACGCCCACCTTCGTCCACCACAGCCTTCGGCGACGGTGGACTTCGGTGGGCAAGCCCACCATAGTCTGTCGGTAAAAAAACATCCTCACTCGCGTGAAGATGTTTTTATAATCATTCTGCGCCGCTCTCCTTTACCAGACATAGTATCTGTTAAGTAAAGGAGATTCGCGGCGCAAAATGGGGAGGAGCTGAGATCAATTTGACCCCTGCTTCTTCTCATTCCGTCGCCAATCAATGAACTTCTGGAGATTCTGCTGCATCTCCAGGGAGGTCACCCCGCTGTGCGGCGGGGTGACGGTCACGCTCTCGTCGTCGTCGCTGTCGATGACGACCTCAAACCTCCAACCGTCCGGGGTGCAATACAGCACCCCGTCAGTGGTTTCAAACTTTGACATTAACCCTCCAAAGTGGAAGTTAACCGTAGCAGCAAACGAGTGTTTGTCAAGCCATTTGTAGGTATGAATACCTACAAACAATCAAGAAGAGACGAGAATCAATCCCAGTAGAGACGTGCCGGCGGCACGTCTCTACTGGGATTGATTCTATTGAATTTTTTCCATAACCTGGTAGAATCCTCACACACGGGCATATAGCTCAGTTGGTTAGAGCGTCACATTGACATTGTGAAGGTCTCAGGTTCGAATCCCGATATGCCCACCTACGCCCGCTGCGGGCTTCGGTGGGTAAACCCACCATAGTCTGTCGGTAAATTTGAGACGGCGGTGGGTTTACCCACACTAGATGACTTACTTTTTATAATGATATAAATGCAGTCATGAATATATTCTCAATCATAATCATCGTAGCGGGGTTAGTACTATTTGAAGTTATTAGTAGCATTGATAATGCGATTATTAATGCTGAGGTGTTGTCCACGATGGGACAACGAGCCAGACGGTGGTTTTTGGTATGGGGATTATTTATTGCTGTATTTGTGGTTAG belongs to Patescibacteria group bacterium and includes:
- a CDS encoding STAS-like domain-containing protein; this translates as MIHIKLFTRVGEFAENKDIAADIRLNELIPALEKNQKIILDFEKVEGATQSFIHALISDLLRKYGNDVLDKIQFKACNNTVKSIISMVVDYMQESN
- the tpiA gene encoding triose-phosphate isomerase is translated as MIKPLLIANWKMNKTLVETVAFINIFKKQAIPNDRAVVICPPFTLLASFKDQGLKYGAQTMHWEDKGAYTGEISPSMLKEFGCSYVIIGHSERRQYNNETDETVLKKIQAAWQYNLIPVVCISELKQVPVLSDYKDLVIAYEPLWAIGTGKTATPEHAQQIHSEIRKIVGANTRIIYGGSVNSSNAGALMSQPDVNGLLVGGASLDAGEFGKIINY
- the gyrA gene encoding DNA gyrase subunit A; this translates as MTDYKDKVIQQPIDKEMETSYLNYAMSVIVARALPDVRDGLKPVHRRILYAMLTIGLRSSAKFRKSATVVGEVLGKYHPHGDTAVYDTMVRLAQEFSMRYPLVHGQGNFGSIDGDSAAAMRYTEAKLHKIAEELLQDIEKDTIDFRPNYDGSHDEPTVLPAKLPNLLLNGTVGIAVGMATSIPPHNLTELCAGIMHLIDHPEADVDDLMEFIKGPDLPTGGVIYDVQAIKTAYATGRGGVVMRGKANIEDDTIIITELPYQVNKATLVEKIAFLVKEKKLEGIRDLRDESDRTGIRVVIELKRDAYPKKVLNRIYKLTQLQETFHFNMVALIDGLQPRVLTLKMLLEEYIKHREVVVKRRTQYDLTKAEDRAHILEGLVMALEKIDAIIKTIKKSKNKDEAKTNLIKQFRFTEIQTLAILEMKLQQLANLERIQVEEELAEKKKLIKELKTILSTRKNILTVIKAEITELVEKYGDDRRTDIVRQAVGSFSQEDLIPKEAAIIMITRDGYIKRLAEDTFKQQHRGGKGIIGLTAKEEDSVEQLFSTNTHANILFFTSRGRVFQLRAYEIPAASRTSKGQAVVNFLQLGPEEKVTSALSCDDLKASGTKFLVMVTTAGTMKKTKLDAFDNVRRSGLIAITLKGKDALEWVKPSTGNDQIILVTNNGQSIRFKESDVREMGRTAAGVRGMKLKSNDAVVGMDIVTQSALKNAELCVVMRHGYGKRTDLKSYKVQNRGGSGIKTAKITDKTGKIVLGFVVTEAQATSDLLIISQQGQVIRLPLKSVPIISRDTQGVRLMRFKVQNDQVASVAHL
- a CDS encoding MBL fold metallo-hydrolase → MHIQWNGLSSFRIQTNNSVLVTNPFADSVGVAMPKLKADIVLISDTKNDLCNNTKRLSGDSITIIGPGEYEIKQTFIYGIAANNTSTVYVIEDEGIHVGFLGALDSGLTNDQLETLEGVDILLLPVSTLPKDQLSVIVSQVEPRVVIPYLYQQPHVKVKLEPLQTFLKELGVKTTTAIEKYSIKEKDLPQDDTTTVILTPTTA
- a CDS encoding S1 RNA-binding domain-containing protein, translated to MASTQADKQPDNSLMAQLLDGKIAVVLPNEGDTVDGIVLSTAKNEVCIDINGLVVGVVRGPELFDESGDFSNLQVGTQVTATVLEMENENGDVELSFRHAGHKKAWEKLQALLGTNEVVDAVIVDANKGGLLVRVGRVAGFLPVSQLSVEHYPRVEGGNKAKILERLQTYVNDHFRVKVIDVDENDEKLIVSEKMAKAEQQQEKISQYKVGDSVTGKITGVVDFGAFVEFGDNLEGLVHISEIAWQRIDNPKEYVKVGDTVSAQIIAIDNGKISLSIRNLIKDPWLDVVQRYKIGDVVKGKVLKLNPFGAFIELDSDIHGLAHISELSYRKLNSPAEVVNINDVYDFKIISVEPGKHRLGLSYKSLHEKKPVDEDKSDKIDKPDQIVKE
- the ftsH gene encoding ATP-dependent zinc metalloprotease FtsH, translating into MPALPHPARGPQLFRQFIIVVLVVVVIGSIFSLINQPNDKTESISLSTLVEQVKVGAVKKIEVKGDQTLVATLQDDTTVTTDKEATQPLTELLQQSGVTAEQLKNVEIKISTDSSLMYWVSILAPGLISLLIVGLLLWFMFRQVQGVNNRAMMFGRVTEPDQKNEKKHQVRFKDVAGGSEAKEELTEVVDFLKHPQKYSKLGAKVPKGVLLVGAPGTGKTLLARAVAGEANVPFYHISGSEFVEMFVGVGASRVRDLFKRAKQTAPSIVFVDEIDAVGRQRGTGLGGSHDEREQTLNQILVEMDGFDNDTKVIVIAATNRPDVLDPALLRPGRFDRHVTLDLPDIKDRNAILDVHAKNKPMAEDVKLEVIAQRTPGFSGADLANVLNEAAILAARLDKKTVSMANCIEAIEKVMLGPERKSSVMDEHEKKITAYHEAGHAIVAHFSEAADPVHKVSIISRGRAGGYTLKLPERDKHLHNKAEFIADLAVMLGGRVAEEEFFGEITTGASSDLEKATSLARQLATRYGMSPDLGPRTFGRKEDMVFLGRDFNERPDYSEETARQIDNAVNKFITQAHKDAQTLIRAHKDKIEQVVVVLIDKETLERDAFEAIMKA